A window of the Deltaproteobacteria bacterium genome harbors these coding sequences:
- a CDS encoding ABC-F family ATP-binding cassette domain-containing protein, whose translation MLSVQNLYKSYGSQILFEGATLQMSPGERLGLVGRNGHGKSTLFRLLLGEEEPDSGKISIPRNYRIGHLAQHIHFTEPTVLEEGCLGLPEGEEWDHYKVERILFGLGFLEEDMAKSPTTFSGGFQIRLNLAKVLVSNPNLLLLDEPTNHLDILSIRWITQFLRSWKNELIVISHDREFMDSVTTHTAAIHRHTIQKLPGGTGKLYAQIAQDEEIHEKTRVNEEKKRKQVETFINRFRAQATKASSVQSRIKQLEKMSATRRLGRIADLDFSFHYAPLGAKKLMEVHDLSFHFDPQKPLIRNFNLSIHARDRIAVIGKNGYGKSTLLNLMAGNLTPLHGTIRSHDHLQLGHFGQTNIDRLHPDQTVEDEIGSSNMTLNRTAVRTLCGIMMFSGDHAEKKISVLSGGEKSRVLLGKILASPANLLFLDEPTNHLDMQSIEALIEGIREFEGAVVIVTHSEMILREVATRLVLFQHGTAEVFNGSYDDFLEKIGWEEEGDIPKPAPLPETVVETPEKIAKIENKKTARKRHPSKEELSSLENEIIALEVELSAANQQVIEASKAKAVDQFVALSKTIKALQKKIAEKYKKLDMAAKIDDA comes from the coding sequence ATGTTGAGCGTTCAGAATCTCTACAAATCCTATGGCTCGCAAATCCTGTTTGAGGGGGCGACCCTGCAGATGTCTCCCGGTGAGCGTTTGGGCCTTGTCGGAAGAAATGGTCATGGCAAATCGACCCTGTTTCGCCTCCTGCTGGGAGAGGAGGAACCCGATTCCGGAAAGATTTCCATCCCGCGCAACTACCGGATAGGACATTTGGCCCAACACATTCATTTTACGGAACCGACCGTTCTGGAAGAAGGCTGTCTCGGTCTGCCGGAAGGGGAAGAGTGGGATCATTACAAGGTGGAACGGATCCTTTTTGGTCTGGGGTTTCTGGAGGAGGATATGGCAAAATCCCCCACCACATTTTCCGGCGGTTTTCAGATCCGGTTGAACTTGGCCAAGGTGCTGGTTTCCAACCCCAACCTCCTGCTGCTGGATGAACCGACCAACCATCTGGATATCCTCTCCATCCGATGGATCACACAGTTTTTACGCTCGTGGAAAAACGAGCTGATTGTGATCTCACACGACCGGGAATTTATGGATAGCGTCACGACCCATACGGCCGCCATCCACAGGCATACGATCCAGAAACTTCCCGGCGGTACCGGAAAACTTTACGCCCAAATCGCCCAGGACGAGGAGATCCACGAAAAAACGCGGGTCAACGAAGAGAAGAAGAGAAAGCAGGTGGAAACCTTTATCAATCGCTTTCGTGCCCAGGCAACCAAGGCTTCCTCGGTACAGTCCCGCATCAAACAGCTGGAAAAGATGTCTGCGACGCGGCGATTGGGCCGCATCGCCGATCTTGATTTTTCCTTTCACTATGCCCCACTCGGGGCAAAAAAACTGATGGAGGTTCATGATCTATCCTTCCATTTTGACCCGCAAAAACCGCTGATCCGTAATTTTAATCTCTCCATCCATGCCAGGGATCGGATCGCCGTGATCGGGAAAAATGGTTATGGAAAGTCGACCCTTTTAAACCTGATGGCGGGCAACCTCACTCCGTTGCATGGCACCATCCGGTCCCATGACCATCTGCAACTCGGCCATTTTGGCCAGACGAACATCGACCGCCTGCATCCCGATCAGACCGTGGAGGATGAAATAGGCTCTTCGAACATGACTCTCAACCGGACCGCCGTCCGGACGCTCTGCGGGATCATGATGTTTTCCGGCGACCATGCGGAAAAGAAGATTTCCGTCCTCTCCGGGGGTGAAAAAAGTCGCGTTCTTCTGGGAAAAATCCTGGCCTCACCGGCCAACCTCCTTTTTCTGGATGAACCAACCAACCATCTGGACATGCAATCGATTGAAGCGCTTATTGAAGGAATCAGGGAGTTTGAAGGGGCGGTTGTCATTGTGACCCACAGCGAAATGATCCTGCGGGAGGTGGCAACGCGCCTGGTTCTGTTCCAACATGGAACGGCCGAAGTTTTTAATGGCAGCTACGATGATTTCCTTGAAAAGATCGGCTGGGAAGAGGAAGGGGATATCCCAAAACCGGCTCCCTTGCCCGAGACCGTAGTGGAAACGCCCGAAAAAATCGCTAAAATTGAAAACAAAAAAACGGCCCGTAAGCGACACCCCTCAAAGGAAGAGTTGAGCTCCCTGGAGAATGAAATCATCGCACT
- a CDS encoding NUDIX hydrolase gives MKIIRWILGLLILSLGMSSIGAAKGLYLGDAKKGEIQILKEELVFSNKWVRFYNDKVKFPNGKEGTYIRLVPSQVSPQGFSGAGVLAITEKGQVILERIFRHAPRKWLLEAPHGSWEPNESLLQTAKRELGEETGFTCPRWQDLGSILPASSAISYKQKLFLAQHCTKAGEATDPEESKRIRLKLFSWAEVMKRVEKDEIQDGLTLALILKGQKFLKGN, from the coding sequence ATGAAAATCATCCGCTGGATTTTGGGCCTTTTGATCCTGTCGCTCGGTATGAGTTCCATTGGGGCGGCCAAAGGACTCTATTTAGGAGATGCTAAAAAAGGCGAGATCCAAATACTCAAGGAGGAGCTTGTTTTTAGCAACAAATGGGTTCGGTTCTACAATGACAAGGTGAAGTTCCCGAACGGAAAGGAAGGAACCTATATTCGTCTGGTACCTTCCCAAGTTTCTCCTCAGGGCTTCAGCGGTGCTGGTGTTTTGGCAATTACTGAAAAGGGCCAAGTAATTTTGGAGCGGATCTTCCGTCACGCACCTCGCAAATGGTTACTCGAGGCTCCTCATGGTAGTTGGGAACCGAATGAATCGCTCTTACAAACCGCGAAGCGAGAGCTGGGAGAAGAAACCGGCTTTACCTGTCCTCGCTGGCAGGATCTCGGTTCCATACTGCCGGCTAGTAGCGCCATCTCTTACAAACAAAAACTATTTTTGGCACAACATTGCACAAAAGCAGGAGAGGCAACGGATCCGGAGGAATCCAAGAGGATTCGTCTAAAATTATTTTCCTGGGCCGAGGTCATGAAGAGGGTAGAGAAAGATGAGATTCAGGACGGCCTTACCCTTGCCCTTATTCTGAAGGGCCAGAAATTTCTTAAAGGAAATTGA
- a CDS encoding GIY-YIG nuclease family protein, whose translation MPYIVYILESSDGKYYTGYTSDLDRRMEQHRNGTGAKFTKSFGFRKLLYHEKHRTRAKAMRREAQIKGWDRSKKEALISGNLKQ comes from the coding sequence ATGCCTTATATTGTCTACATTCTCGAGTCTTCTGATGGGAAATACTACACCGGTTACACAAGCGATCTGGATCGGCGCATGGAACAGCATCGCAACGGAACCGGCGCCAAATTCACCAAAAGCTTTGGATTCAGAAAACTTTTGTACCATGAAAAACACCGAACAAGGGCAAAGGCGATGCGACGCGAAGCACAGATAAAAGGATGGGATCGGAGCAAGAAAGAAGCGCTGATTTCCGGAAACCTCAAACAGTGA